In Mycobacterium gallinarum, a single window of DNA contains:
- the ipdA gene encoding cholesterol ring-cleaving hydrolase subunit IpdA: MSDKRTTLDEAVSSIESGMTIGIGGWGSRRKPMAFVRALLRTDVKDLTVVTYGGPDLGLLCSAGKVKRVYYGFVSLDSPPFYDPWFAKARTSGTIEAREMDEGMVRCGLQAAAQRLPFLPIRAGLGSDVRAFWGDELKTVKSPYPTGDGFEELIAMPALNLDAAFVHMNLGDAQGNAAYTGIDPYFDDLFLMAAQKRLLSVERVVSTEELIKAVPPQALLINRMMVDAVVEAPNGAHFTTAEPDYRRDEKFQRHYAEAAGSDDTWQDFVTTYLSGSEADYQAAVRKFGDSQ, encoded by the coding sequence ATGAGCGACAAGAGAACAACTTTGGACGAGGCTGTCTCGTCCATCGAGAGCGGTATGACCATCGGCATCGGCGGCTGGGGGTCGCGGCGCAAGCCGATGGCGTTCGTGCGCGCGCTGCTGCGCACCGACGTGAAAGATCTGACGGTCGTCACCTACGGCGGTCCGGACCTCGGCCTGCTGTGCTCGGCAGGCAAGGTCAAGCGCGTCTACTACGGCTTCGTGTCCTTGGACTCACCGCCGTTCTACGACCCGTGGTTCGCCAAGGCCCGCACCAGCGGCACCATCGAGGCCCGCGAAATGGACGAGGGCATGGTGCGCTGCGGTCTGCAGGCCGCCGCACAGCGCCTGCCGTTCCTGCCGATCCGTGCCGGGCTGGGCAGCGACGTCCGCGCGTTCTGGGGCGACGAGCTGAAGACCGTGAAGTCGCCCTACCCCACGGGAGACGGCTTCGAGGAACTGATCGCCATGCCTGCGTTGAACCTCGACGCCGCATTCGTCCACATGAATCTCGGTGACGCCCAGGGCAATGCCGCATACACCGGCATCGACCCGTATTTCGACGACCTGTTCCTGATGGCCGCGCAGAAGCGGCTGCTGTCCGTCGAACGGGTGGTGTCGACGGAGGAATTGATCAAGGCGGTGCCGCCGCAGGCCCTGCTGATCAATCGGATGATGGTCGACGCCGTTGTCGAGGCACCCAACGGTGCGCACTTCACCACGGCCGAGCCAGACTACCGCCGCGACGAGAAGTTCCAGCGGCATTACGCCGAGGCGGCGGGTTCCGACGACACGTGGCAAGACTTCGTCACGACGTACCTATCCGGCAGTGAGGCCGACTATCAGGCCGCCGTGCGGAAGTTTGGAGATAGCCAGTGA
- the ipdB gene encoding cholesterol ring-cleaving hydrolase subunit IpdB: protein MSVTRAEVCAVACAELFRDAGEIMVSPMANMVSIGARLARLTFSPDILLTDGEARLLADTPALGAAGAIEGWMPFGRVFETLAWGRRHVVMGANQVDRYGNQNLSAFGPLQHPTRQMFGVRGAPGNTINHATSYWVGNHSKRVFGESVDVVSGIGWDKVDPDNPAYRFVNVFRVVSNLGVFDFNGPDHQMRAVSLHPGVEAEQVAENTSFELHGLEEADTTRLPTEEEQRLIREVIDPKSLRDKEIR from the coding sequence ATGTCAGTGACCCGTGCCGAGGTGTGCGCCGTCGCGTGCGCCGAATTGTTCCGCGACGCAGGCGAGATCATGGTCAGCCCGATGGCGAACATGGTGTCGATCGGGGCCAGGCTGGCGCGCCTGACCTTCTCCCCAGACATCCTGCTGACCGACGGAGAGGCCCGGCTGTTGGCCGATACCCCGGCGCTCGGTGCGGCCGGGGCGATCGAGGGCTGGATGCCGTTCGGCCGTGTCTTCGAGACGCTGGCCTGGGGTAGGCGCCATGTCGTCATGGGTGCCAATCAGGTTGACCGCTACGGCAATCAGAACCTGTCGGCGTTCGGCCCGTTGCAGCATCCGACCCGCCAGATGTTCGGCGTGCGCGGCGCGCCCGGGAACACCATCAACCACGCGACGAGCTACTGGGTGGGTAACCACTCCAAGCGGGTGTTCGGCGAATCGGTCGACGTGGTATCCGGAATCGGCTGGGACAAAGTCGATCCCGACAATCCCGCCTACCGATTCGTCAACGTGTTCCGGGTGGTCTCCAACCTCGGAGTATTCGACTTCAACGGACCCGACCACCAGATGCGCGCGGTGTCGCTGCACCCCGGCGTCGAGGCCGAGCAGGTCGCCGAGAACACCTCTTTCGAGTTGCACGGCCTCGAGGAGGCCGATACGACGCGGCTGCCCACCGAAGAGGAGCAGCGGCTGATCCGCGAGGTCATCGATCCGAAGTCGCTACGGGACAAGGAAATACGATAA
- the ipdC gene encoding (3aS,4S,5R,7aS)-5-hydroxy-7a-methyl-1-oxo-octahydro-1H-indene-4-carboxyl-CoA dehydrogenase: MVKLRTPLTELVGIEHPVVQTGMGWVAGARLVAATSNAGGLGILASATMTLEELATAVTKVKATTDKPFGINIRADAGDANERIDLLIREGVRVASFALAPKPDLIAKLKDAGVVVIPSVGLAKHAKKVAGWGADAVIVQGGEGGGHTGPIATTLLLPSVLDAVDIPVVAAGGFFDGRGLAAALSYGAAGVAMGTRFLLTSDSTVPDAVKQRYLESGLDGTVVSTRVDGMPHRVLRTGLVEKLESGSKLRGFSAAIRNAQKFKKMSGMTWRSMISDGLEMRHGKELTWSQVVMAANTPMLLKAGLVEGNTDAGVLASGQVAGILSDLPSCAELVESIVADAVKHLQAAASFVE, from the coding sequence ATGGTCAAGCTGCGCACTCCGCTGACCGAGCTGGTCGGCATCGAGCATCCGGTGGTGCAGACCGGCATGGGCTGGGTGGCGGGTGCGCGGCTGGTTGCGGCGACCTCCAATGCCGGTGGGCTCGGCATCCTGGCATCGGCGACCATGACGCTCGAGGAGCTGGCGACCGCCGTCACAAAAGTGAAGGCCACGACCGACAAACCGTTCGGCATCAATATCAGGGCCGACGCCGGTGACGCGAATGAGCGCATCGACCTGCTGATCCGCGAAGGCGTCAGGGTGGCGTCGTTCGCGCTGGCACCCAAACCCGACCTGATCGCGAAGCTCAAAGACGCCGGGGTCGTGGTGATCCCGTCGGTCGGTCTGGCCAAGCACGCCAAGAAGGTGGCCGGCTGGGGTGCCGACGCGGTCATCGTCCAGGGCGGCGAGGGTGGCGGCCACACCGGTCCGATCGCCACCACACTGCTACTGCCGTCGGTGCTGGATGCGGTCGACATTCCCGTCGTCGCAGCGGGCGGATTCTTCGACGGCCGCGGACTCGCCGCGGCGCTGTCCTACGGCGCGGCCGGCGTCGCGATGGGCACGAGGTTCCTCCTGACGTCGGATTCGACGGTCCCCGACGCGGTCAAACAGCGCTACCTCGAGTCCGGGCTGGACGGCACCGTCGTATCGACGCGCGTCGACGGTATGCCGCACCGCGTGCTGCGCACCGGACTCGTGGAGAAGCTCGAGAGCGGCTCCAAGCTCCGCGGTTTCTCCGCGGCAATCCGAAACGCGCAGAAGTTCAAGAAGATGTCCGGCATGACGTGGCGTTCGATGATCAGCGACGGCCTGGAGATGCGGCACGGCAAGGAGTTGACCTGGTCGCAGGTCGTCATGGCGGCCAACACGCCGATGCTGTTGAAGGCCGGTCTGGTCGAAGGCAACACCGATGCCGGTGTGCTGGCTTCGGGCCAGGTGGCAGGCATCCTGAGTGACCTGCCGTCGTGCGCCGAACTGGTCGAATCAATCGTGGCCGATGCGGTCAAACACCTGCAGGCGGCGGCGTCCTTCGTCGAGTAG
- a CDS encoding SatD family protein, with the protein MADVKSRASSGLRAALIGDVVGSRLVADRPAVHGAVNDALRDVGAGAIDSPAFTVGDEFQGSYPTVGAAIDAALSIRLAVAPHIDVRFGIGWGTVSVLDPERGIQDGPGWWAAREAIEWTAAAQRQPGLALVRTSFRVNGVDRTDADAINAALLCRDHLLGSLDDRSIRIVKGLLTNQTKKDIAAAEGISASAVSQRTGRDGLDLIVVASQYLRGVP; encoded by the coding sequence ATGGCCGATGTTAAGTCCAGGGCTTCATCAGGCCTGCGGGCCGCGCTGATCGGCGACGTCGTCGGATCACGCCTCGTCGCCGATCGCCCGGCGGTCCACGGCGCGGTGAACGATGCTCTGCGTGACGTCGGTGCGGGCGCGATCGACTCACCGGCCTTCACCGTCGGCGACGAATTCCAGGGCAGTTATCCCACCGTCGGCGCGGCGATCGACGCCGCACTGTCCATCCGCCTCGCCGTCGCGCCGCACATCGATGTCCGGTTCGGCATCGGCTGGGGCACGGTGTCGGTGCTCGATCCCGAGCGCGGTATCCAGGACGGTCCGGGTTGGTGGGCCGCGCGTGAGGCGATCGAGTGGACGGCCGCCGCGCAACGGCAACCCGGGCTGGCCTTGGTTCGCACGTCGTTCCGGGTCAACGGCGTTGACCGCACCGACGCCGACGCCATCAACGCCGCCCTGCTTTGTCGGGACCATCTGCTTGGATCGCTGGACGACCGATCGATACGGATAGTGAAGGGCCTGTTGACCAACCAGACGAAGAAGGACATCGCCGCCGCCGAGGGCATCAGCGCATCGGCGGTGTCCCAGCGCACCGGGCGCGACGGCCTCGACCTGATCGTCGTCGCATCGCAATACCTGCGTGGTGTCCCGTGA
- a CDS encoding NDMA-dependent alcohol dehydrogenase — MKTNAAVLWELNKPWSVEEIDLDGPKEGEVLVSFEATGLCHSDHHVQTGDLAGVTLPTIGGHEGAGIVQEVGPGVKDLKPGDHVVASFLPACGRCRWCASGHQNLCDMGAVILLGLQADGTYRRRAQGKDVGVMVGVGSFSELSTVSEASLVKVDDDLPLSRACLLGCGVMTGWGSAVNTADVTPGDTVVVIGCGGIGSGAIQGARLAGAEHIVVVDIVESKRDKAFEFGATHFVTSMPEAMELVADLTRGVMADSALLTMGLLKGPMINEAMDIVRKGGAVVMTAIASMADVTPTLPMAMVTLFQKRLLGSLYGEANPRADIPRLLNLYRDGKLLLDETVTTEYKLADINNAYDDMLAGRNIRGVIVHDH, encoded by the coding sequence ATGAAGACGAACGCCGCCGTTCTGTGGGAACTCAACAAGCCGTGGAGCGTCGAGGAGATCGACCTCGACGGACCGAAGGAGGGCGAGGTCCTCGTTTCGTTCGAGGCCACCGGGTTGTGCCATTCCGACCATCATGTCCAGACCGGCGATCTCGCCGGCGTGACGCTTCCGACGATCGGCGGGCACGAGGGTGCCGGCATCGTTCAGGAAGTCGGTCCCGGCGTGAAGGACCTCAAGCCGGGCGACCACGTGGTGGCGTCCTTCCTGCCGGCGTGTGGCCGCTGCCGCTGGTGTGCCAGCGGACATCAGAACCTGTGCGACATGGGCGCGGTCATTCTGTTGGGCCTGCAGGCGGACGGCACCTACCGGCGCAGGGCGCAGGGTAAGGACGTCGGCGTCATGGTGGGTGTCGGCAGCTTTTCCGAACTGAGCACGGTGTCGGAAGCCTCGTTGGTCAAGGTCGACGACGACCTGCCGCTGTCGCGCGCGTGCCTGCTGGGCTGCGGGGTGATGACGGGCTGGGGGTCAGCCGTGAACACCGCCGACGTGACCCCAGGTGACACCGTCGTGGTCATCGGATGCGGGGGTATCGGCAGCGGTGCGATCCAGGGTGCACGACTGGCGGGGGCCGAGCACATCGTCGTCGTCGACATCGTGGAATCCAAGCGGGACAAGGCGTTCGAGTTCGGCGCCACCCATTTCGTGACATCCATGCCGGAAGCCATGGAGTTGGTCGCCGATCTGACCCGCGGCGTGATGGCCGATTCCGCGCTGCTGACGATGGGCCTACTCAAGGGCCCGATGATCAACGAGGCGATGGACATCGTCCGCAAAGGGGGTGCGGTGGTGATGACGGCGATCGCATCGATGGCCGACGTCACGCCGACCCTGCCCATGGCGATGGTGACGCTGTTCCAGAAGCGGCTGCTGGGCAGCCTCTACGGCGAGGCGAACCCGCGCGCGGACATCCCGCGACTGCTCAACCTCTACCGCGACGGCAAGCTACTGCTCGACGAGACCGTCACCACCGAGTACAAGCTGGCCGACATCAACAATGCCTACGACGACATGCTCGCCGGCCGCAACATTCGCGGTGTGATCGTCCACGACCATTGA
- the fadA6 gene encoding steroid 3-ketoacyl-CoA thiolase FadA6 has product MPEAYVIEAVRTAVGKRNGGLSGVHPVDLGAAGWRGLFDRVDVDPGAVDDVIAGCVDAIGPQAGNIARLSWLAAGYPEEVPGVTVDRQCGSSQQAISFGAQAIMSGTADLIVAGGMQNMSQIPISSAMTVAEQFGFTSPTNESKSWLHRYGDQEISQFRGSELIAEKWGLSREEMEQFSLTSHQRAQEAIRAGHFENEIIGVDVDGAGFVIDEGPRDTSLEKMAGLKTLVEGGRLTAAMASQISDGASAVLLASENAVQAHNLKPRARIHHISARGADPVFMLTGPIPATQYALKKTGLTMDDIDTVEINEAFAPVVMAWMKELDVDHAKVNPNGGAIALGHPLGATGAKLFATMLNTLERTGGRYGLQTMCEGGGTANVTIIERL; this is encoded by the coding sequence ATGCCTGAGGCATATGTCATCGAAGCTGTCCGCACCGCTGTCGGCAAGCGCAACGGCGGTCTGTCCGGCGTGCATCCCGTCGATCTGGGCGCCGCCGGGTGGCGCGGACTGTTCGACCGCGTCGACGTCGACCCGGGCGCCGTCGATGACGTCATCGCCGGCTGCGTCGACGCCATCGGGCCGCAGGCAGGCAACATCGCCAGGCTGTCATGGCTGGCCGCCGGATACCCCGAAGAGGTGCCGGGCGTCACCGTCGACCGCCAATGCGGGTCGAGCCAGCAGGCCATTTCCTTTGGCGCACAGGCGATCATGTCAGGCACGGCCGACCTGATCGTGGCGGGTGGAATGCAGAACATGAGCCAGATCCCGATCTCGTCGGCCATGACCGTCGCCGAGCAGTTCGGGTTCACCTCGCCGACCAACGAATCCAAGAGCTGGCTGCACCGCTACGGCGACCAGGAGATCTCGCAGTTCCGCGGTTCGGAACTGATCGCCGAGAAGTGGGGTCTCTCGCGTGAGGAGATGGAGCAGTTCTCACTGACCAGCCATCAGCGCGCGCAGGAGGCGATCCGCGCCGGGCATTTCGAAAACGAGATCATCGGCGTCGATGTCGATGGGGCTGGCTTCGTCATCGACGAAGGACCACGCGACACGTCGCTGGAGAAGATGGCCGGCCTCAAGACTCTCGTCGAGGGCGGCCGGCTGACCGCCGCGATGGCCAGCCAGATCTCGGACGGTGCGAGCGCGGTGCTGCTCGCATCGGAGAACGCAGTGCAGGCTCATAATCTGAAGCCGCGCGCCCGCATCCACCACATCAGCGCCCGCGGTGCCGACCCGGTGTTCATGCTGACGGGGCCGATCCCCGCCACCCAGTACGCGTTGAAGAAGACCGGCCTGACGATGGACGACATCGACACCGTCGAGATCAACGAGGCATTCGCACCGGTCGTGATGGCGTGGATGAAGGAGCTCGACGTCGACCATGCGAAGGTCAACCCCAACGGCGGCGCGATCGCGCTCGGTCACCCGCTCGGTGCGACGGGCGCCAAGCTGTTCGCGACGATGCTGAACACGTTGGAGCGCACCGGCGGTCGTTACGGTTTGCAGACGATGTGCGAGGGTGGCGGCACCGCCAACGTCACGATCATCGAGCGCCTCTGA
- the kstR2 gene encoding TetR family transcriptional regulator KstR2, giving the protein MSTEGPAGQTRRDELLELAATMFAERGLRATTVRDIADSAGILSGSLYHHFSSKEEMVDEVLRGFLDWLFDRYEQIVAEEPNPLERLKGLFMASFEAIEHRHAQVVIYQDEAKRLAGQERFSYVEKRNQEQRKMWLDLLDQGIQDGYFRPDIDVDLVYRFIRDTTWVSVRWYQPGGPLTAEEVGRQYLSIVLGGITKEGVE; this is encoded by the coding sequence ATGAGTACCGAAGGTCCCGCTGGACAGACGCGGCGCGACGAGCTCCTCGAGCTCGCCGCGACGATGTTCGCCGAGCGTGGGCTACGGGCGACGACGGTGCGTGACATCGCCGACTCGGCGGGAATCCTGTCCGGCAGTCTCTACCACCACTTCTCGTCGAAGGAGGAGATGGTCGACGAGGTGCTGCGTGGTTTCCTGGACTGGCTGTTCGATCGGTACGAGCAGATCGTGGCAGAAGAACCCAATCCGCTGGAGCGGCTCAAGGGTCTGTTCATGGCATCGTTCGAGGCGATCGAGCACCGGCACGCGCAGGTCGTCATCTACCAGGACGAGGCCAAGCGGCTCGCGGGCCAGGAGCGGTTCTCCTATGTCGAGAAACGCAATCAAGAGCAGCGCAAGATGTGGCTGGACCTGCTCGACCAGGGCATCCAAGACGGGTACTTCCGGCCCGACATCGACGTCGACCTGGTCTACCGGTTCATCCGCGACACCACCTGGGTTTCGGTCCGCTGGTATCAGCCGGGCGGACCGCTCACGGCCGAAGAGGTCGGCCGACAGTACCTATCCATAGTTCTCGGTGGTATCACCAAAGAAGGAGTCGAGTAA
- the ipdF gene encoding (5R,7aS)-5-hydroxy-7a-methyl-1-oxo-2,3,5,6,7,7a-hexahydro-1H-indene-carboxyl-CoA reductase, translating to MSLAEAPKEIEGHGLLTGKVVVVTAAAGTGIGSSVARRALAEGADVVISDHHERRLGETRDQLLELGLGRVESVVCDVTSTAQVDALISSTTARMGRLDVLVNNAGLGGETPVVDMTDEEWDRVLNVTLTSVMRATRAALRYFRDADHGGVIVNNASVLGWRAQHSQSHYAAAKAGVMALTRCSAIEAVEHDVRINAVSPSIARHKFLEKVSSSDLLDRLSEGEAFGRAAEPWEIAATIAFLASDYSSYLTGEVISVSSQRA from the coding sequence ATGAGCCTGGCCGAAGCACCGAAAGAGATTGAGGGCCACGGACTTTTGACCGGCAAGGTGGTCGTGGTGACCGCTGCCGCTGGCACAGGCATCGGCTCGTCGGTTGCACGACGCGCGCTGGCCGAGGGTGCCGACGTCGTGATCTCCGACCACCACGAGCGACGCCTCGGTGAAACTCGCGATCAGCTCCTCGAACTCGGCCTCGGTCGCGTCGAGAGCGTGGTGTGCGACGTGACCTCCACCGCGCAGGTCGACGCGCTGATCTCGTCGACGACCGCCCGGATGGGACGGCTCGACGTGCTGGTCAACAACGCAGGTCTGGGTGGCGAGACGCCCGTCGTCGACATGACCGACGAGGAGTGGGACCGCGTCCTCAACGTGACCCTGACGTCGGTGATGCGTGCGACGCGTGCCGCGCTGCGGTACTTCCGCGACGCCGACCACGGCGGGGTGATCGTCAACAACGCCAGTGTCCTCGGCTGGCGGGCACAACACTCCCAGTCGCACTATGCCGCCGCCAAGGCAGGCGTGATGGCGCTGACCCGTTGCAGCGCAATCGAAGCCGTCGAGCACGACGTTCGGATCAACGCGGTGTCACCGAGCATCGCCCGGCACAAGTTCTTGGAAAAGGTCAGCAGCTCTGACCTGCTGGACCGGCTCTCGGAGGGCGAGGCGTTCGGGCGAGCTGCCGAGCCATGGGAGATCGCCGCCACCATCGCGTTCCTGGCCAGCGACTACTCCAGTTACCTGACTGGAGAAGTGATTTCGGTGTCGAGCCAACGGGCATGA
- the ipdE1 gene encoding acyl-CoA dehydrogenase IpdE1 has protein sequence MIEVQEFRAEVRDWLAENLAGEFAAIKGRGGPGREDEAFEERRAWNQHLAAAGYTCLGWPEEHGGRGLTVAHRVAFYEEYALANAPAKVNHFGEELLGPTVIAFGTPEQQQRFLPKILDVTELWCQGYSEPGAGSDLANVSTTAELVGDEWVINGQKVWTSLAHWAQWCFVVARTEKGSKRHAGLSFLLVPLDQPGVEVRPIVQLTGDSEFNEVFFDDARTAADLVVGTPGDGWRVAMGLLTFERGVSTLGQQIEYARELSGVAELAKRNGAADDPLIRERLTRSWAGLRTMRSYALATMDVEQPGQDNVSKLLWANWHRELGEIAMEVLGRDGLTLTDGDFDEWQRLYLFARADTIYGGSNEIQRNIIAERVLGLPREVKG, from the coding sequence GTGATAGAGGTCCAGGAGTTCAGGGCCGAGGTCCGCGACTGGCTCGCCGAGAATCTCGCCGGCGAATTCGCCGCGATCAAGGGCCGCGGAGGGCCGGGTCGCGAGGATGAGGCGTTCGAGGAACGACGCGCGTGGAACCAGCATCTCGCGGCCGCCGGCTATACATGTCTCGGCTGGCCGGAGGAGCACGGCGGCCGCGGCCTGACCGTTGCGCACCGCGTCGCGTTCTACGAGGAGTACGCCCTCGCCAACGCGCCCGCGAAGGTGAACCACTTCGGTGAGGAACTGCTCGGGCCGACGGTGATCGCGTTCGGAACACCAGAGCAACAGCAGCGCTTCCTGCCCAAGATTCTCGACGTCACCGAACTGTGGTGTCAGGGCTACTCCGAACCCGGCGCGGGCAGCGATCTGGCGAACGTGTCGACGACCGCCGAGCTCGTCGGCGACGAGTGGGTGATCAACGGGCAGAAGGTGTGGACATCGCTGGCGCACTGGGCGCAGTGGTGCTTCGTCGTCGCCCGCACCGAGAAGGGTTCCAAGCGTCACGCCGGACTGTCCTTCCTTCTGGTGCCGTTGGATCAACCGGGTGTCGAGGTGCGGCCGATCGTGCAGTTGACGGGCGACTCGGAGTTCAACGAGGTGTTCTTCGACGACGCGCGCACCGCGGCCGACCTGGTGGTCGGGACGCCGGGCGATGGGTGGCGGGTCGCCATGGGGCTGTTGACGTTCGAGCGTGGTGTGTCGACGCTCGGCCAGCAGATCGAGTACGCCCGTGAGCTTTCCGGCGTCGCGGAGCTCGCCAAGCGCAACGGCGCAGCCGACGATCCGCTGATCCGCGAGCGGCTGACCCGGTCGTGGGCGGGTCTGCGCACCATGCGGTCCTATGCGCTGGCGACCATGGATGTCGAGCAGCCGGGTCAAGACAACGTCTCGAAACTGTTGTGGGCCAACTGGCATCGTGAGCTCGGCGAGATCGCGATGGAGGTGCTGGGCCGCGACGGCCTGACGCTGACCGACGGCGACTTCGACGAATGGCAGCGGCTGTATCTGTTCGCCAGGGCGGACACGATCTACGGCGGCTCCAACGAGATCCAGCGCAACATCATCGCCGAGCGGGTGCTCGGCCTACCCCGTGAGGTGAAGGGCTGA
- the fadD3 gene encoding 3-((3aS,4S,7aS)-7a-methyl-1,5-dioxo-octahydro-1H-inden-4-yl)propanoate--CoA ligase FadD3: MTDRSRTIPQVLDRIADQFSDHDALVTTAGSAGNPAGDRQLTYAQLRAEVRQAAAAMIDLGVQAGDRVAIWSPNTWHWVVACLATHYAGAVMVPLNTRYTASEATDILARTAAPLLFAAGEFLGADKAASIDREALPDLRHVIRVPIEKDDGTWDEFVARGTDLAVVDARAAAVTPDDVSDILFTSGTTGRSKGVLCAHRQSLDAPAAWAACGELTSADRYLCINPFFHNFGYKAGILACLQTGATLIPQLTFDPEKAMAAVAEHRITVLPGPPTIYQTLLDHPKRGDYDLTSLRFAVTGAATIPVVLIERMQTELDIDIVLTAYGLTEASGFGTMCRADDDAVTVATTCGRPIADFELRIDDPSEDGSGEVLLRGPNVMLGYLDDPEATAAAIDSDGWLHTGDVGRLDERGNLTITDRLKDMYICGGFNVYPAEIEQVLARLDGVAESAVIGVPDDRLGEVGKAFLVLKPGAELDEKQVITYTREHLANFKAPRFVEFLDVLPRNPGGKVVKPVLRGMRK; this comes from the coding sequence ATGACGGACCGTTCGAGGACCATTCCGCAGGTCCTGGATCGGATTGCTGACCAGTTCTCGGACCATGACGCCCTGGTTACGACCGCCGGCAGTGCCGGCAATCCAGCCGGCGACCGTCAGCTGACCTACGCGCAGTTGCGCGCCGAAGTGCGCCAGGCCGCCGCAGCCATGATCGACCTGGGCGTGCAGGCCGGGGACCGGGTCGCGATCTGGTCGCCGAACACCTGGCACTGGGTGGTTGCATGCCTGGCCACGCACTATGCCGGCGCGGTGATGGTGCCGCTGAACACCCGCTACACCGCGAGCGAGGCCACCGACATCCTTGCCCGCACCGCCGCTCCGCTGCTGTTCGCGGCGGGCGAGTTCCTCGGCGCCGACAAGGCCGCGTCCATTGACCGCGAGGCTCTTCCGGACCTGCGGCACGTAATCCGCGTCCCGATAGAGAAGGACGACGGAACGTGGGACGAGTTCGTCGCGCGCGGCACAGACCTCGCCGTCGTGGACGCCCGCGCCGCAGCCGTCACGCCTGACGACGTATCCGACATCCTCTTCACCTCCGGCACCACGGGCCGCAGCAAGGGCGTGCTTTGCGCACATCGCCAGTCGCTCGACGCCCCCGCCGCATGGGCTGCCTGCGGAGAGCTCACGAGTGCGGACCGCTACCTGTGCATCAATCCGTTCTTCCACAACTTCGGCTACAAGGCCGGCATCCTGGCGTGCCTGCAGACCGGCGCGACGCTCATCCCGCAGTTGACGTTCGACCCGGAGAAGGCGATGGCCGCGGTGGCCGAACACCGCATCACCGTGCTGCCCGGGCCGCCGACGATCTACCAGACCCTGCTGGACCATCCGAAGCGCGGCGACTACGACCTGACGTCGCTGCGATTCGCGGTGACCGGTGCGGCGACGATCCCCGTGGTGCTGATCGAACGCATGCAGACCGAACTCGACATCGACATCGTGCTGACCGCGTATGGCCTGACCGAGGCCAGCGGGTTCGGCACGATGTGCCGCGCGGACGACGACGCGGTCACGGTGGCCACGACGTGCGGGCGCCCGATCGCCGACTTCGAACTACGCATCGACGACCCGTCCGAGGACGGCTCGGGGGAGGTGCTGCTGCGCGGGCCCAACGTGATGCTCGGTTACCTCGATGATCCCGAAGCCACCGCCGCCGCAATCGATTCCGACGGCTGGCTACACACGGGCGACGTCGGCCGATTGGACGAGCGCGGAAACCTGACCATCACCGATCGGCTCAAGGACATGTACATCTGCGGCGGGTTCAATGTCTACCCCGCCGAGATCGAACAGGTGTTGGCGCGCCTCGACGGCGTCGCCGAGTCGGCCGTCATCGGGGTGCCCGATGATCGCTTGGGCGAGGTCGGCAAGGCGTTCCTCGTACTCAAGCCGGGCGCGGAGCTGGACGAAAAACAGGTAATCACCTACACGCGTGAGCATCTCGCGAACTTCAAGGCACCGCGTTTCGTGGAGTTCCTCGATGTGCTGCCACGTAATCCGGGCGGCAAAGTGGTCAAGCCAGTTCTCCGCGGGATGCGGAAATAG